One part of the bacterium genome encodes these proteins:
- a CDS encoding GNAT family N-acetyltransferase — translation MNDDYEIALKFFPPDPGLQIPRANLLAGRGVIRLGDGWAVHSHLDDLACGGEPQEPEVLAVMPPVDWTGFCYAGPDWEGVLRQAFNAVVRWPRVGFIAREPYPEPEHPVRWLAPRDERDVGEIDEPWLWKYHASIAHFIENENAFGAQVGGHIRSMAAVYAEDGAYADLGVATHPEFRKRGLARSCVVALCAELVGFNITPFAETGADNVSGRVMPRSMDWEEIRLPDLFCINREPPPGS, via the coding sequence ATGAACGACGATTACGAGATTGCCCTGAAATTTTTCCCGCCAGACCCCGGGCTGCAGATACCCCGGGCGAACCTTTTAGCCGGGCGGGGCGTGATACGCCTGGGCGATGGCTGGGCGGTGCACTCCCACCTCGACGACCTGGCCTGCGGCGGTGAGCCCCAGGAGCCCGAGGTGCTGGCCGTCATGCCTCCGGTGGACTGGACCGGCTTCTGCTACGCCGGGCCGGACTGGGAGGGCGTGCTGCGCCAGGCCTTCAACGCGGTCGTCCGGTGGCCCCGGGTCGGTTTCATCGCCCGCGAGCCCTACCCGGAGCCGGAGCACCCGGTGCGCTGGCTGGCCCCCCGCGACGAGAGGGACGTGGGGGAGATAGACGAGCCCTGGCTCTGGAAGTACCACGCGAGCATCGCCCACTTCATCGAGAACGAGAACGCCTTCGGGGCCCAGGTGGGGGGGCACATCCGCTCGATGGCCGCGGTCTACGCCGAGGACGGTGCCTACGCCGACCTGGGGGTGGCGACGCATCCCGAGTTCCGCAAGCGGGGGCTGGCCCGGTCCTGCGTGGTGGCGTTGTGCGCCGAGTTGGTGGGGTTCAACATAACCCCCTTCGCCGAGACGGGGGCCGACAACGTCTCGGGGCGGGTCATGCCGCGGTCCATGGACTGGGAGGAGATTCGGCTGCCCGATCTTTTCTGCATCAACCGGGAGCCGCCGCCGGGGTCGTAG
- the tgt gene encoding tRNA guanosine(34) transglycosylase Tgt: MQAEDSLARRGACTVGGRTIQTPAFMPVATQATVKTLDAGDIRALGVQQLVCNTYHLWQRPGPEVVEGAGGLRRFMGLGDDGPVILTDSGGFQVFSLSGRRGIGARLPAETEPDRDEGFPGLDGENAVPEAWSREREPVVRRLDADGVLFASPLDGELYELTPERSVRVQHSLGADVVMALDECTPYPATPEEVRTSLALTHAWERRSLEEHRRLNSENGTRRAFFAIVQGGMHPALRAESAAFLTELDADGYALGGLSVGEPKALYREVLESSAPLLPGDRPRYLMGVGTPADIVHAAARGIDLFDCVLPTRNARNGQLFTWAGKLNLRNARFRQDYTPPDPECGCPVCAGHTRAYLAHLVRAGEFLGLRLATYHNLFFYLQLMRRIREAIEDRSLQKLAERVFAAYPE, translated from the coding sequence GTGCAGGCGGAGGATTCCCTCGCCCGGCGGGGCGCCTGCACCGTCGGAGGCCGCACCATCCAAACCCCGGCCTTCATGCCGGTGGCGACCCAGGCCACGGTCAAGACCCTCGACGCCGGCGACATCCGGGCCCTGGGCGTCCAGCAACTGGTCTGCAACACCTACCACCTGTGGCAGCGTCCCGGCCCGGAGGTGGTGGAGGGCGCCGGCGGGTTGCGCCGCTTCATGGGTCTGGGCGACGACGGCCCGGTGATTCTCACCGACTCGGGCGGCTTCCAGGTCTTCTCCCTCTCCGGCCGCCGCGGAATCGGCGCCCGACTGCCCGCGGAGACCGAGCCGGACCGCGACGAGGGCTTCCCCGGACTGGACGGCGAGAACGCGGTCCCCGAAGCCTGGAGCCGCGAGCGGGAGCCGGTCGTCCGGCGCCTGGACGCCGACGGGGTGCTCTTCGCCAGCCCCCTGGACGGGGAGCTCTACGAGCTGACCCCGGAGCGGTCCGTGCGGGTGCAGCACTCCCTGGGGGCCGACGTGGTCATGGCCCTGGATGAGTGTACCCCGTACCCGGCGACCCCGGAGGAGGTGCGGACGAGCCTGGCGCTCACGCACGCCTGGGAGCGGCGGTCGCTGGAGGAGCACCGGCGGCTGAACTCCGAGAACGGCACGCGGCGCGCCTTCTTCGCCATCGTCCAGGGCGGGATGCACCCCGCGCTGCGGGCCGAATCGGCGGCGTTTCTGACGGAGCTGGACGCCGACGGCTACGCCCTGGGGGGGCTCTCCGTGGGCGAGCCCAAGGCGCTGTACCGCGAGGTGCTGGAGTCCTCGGCGCCGCTGTTGCCCGGGGACCGGCCCCGATACCTGATGGGCGTGGGCACCCCGGCGGACATCGTCCACGCCGCGGCCCGCGGGATTGACCTCTTCGATTGCGTCCTGCCCACGCGTAACGCCCGCAACGGCCAGCTCTTCACCTGGGCCGGGAAGCTCAACCTGCGCAACGCGCGGTTCAGACAGGATTACACGCCGCCGGACCCCGAGTGCGGCTGCCCGGTATGCGCCGGGCACACCCGGGCCTACCTGGCGCACCTGGTGCGCGCCGGAGAATTTCTCGGCCTCAGGCTGGCGACCTATCACAACCTCTTCTTCTACCTACAACTGATGCGGCGGATCCGCGAGGCGATAGAGGACCGTAGTCTACAAAAGCTCGCCGAACGGGTTTTCGCCGCCTACCCCGAATAA